Proteins encoded by one window of Bacillota bacterium:
- a CDS encoding LysR family transcriptional regulator, whose product MTQHEGVLAIKLTQLQYFIEAAKYNSISIAAEKNYISQSALSSSIANLEKELNILLLERNCKGVQPTEVGNQVIEKAVEIFSIIDEIRAFSPDYQSEMIHISAIPCICDFLIPECIMRLTKNNLPLKLSVHTDETTEVIRKVVSGFSSIGLLIHDSTLYLGTLEYYPLFNDRYVLYVGQASPLYNKQSITLQEALLEPYIAYREEFQTQNSGLSSLFNGIQKPNIAFRTDELSNIRRMIQYSNYVAFFPEKMSQKDIYLQNGSIRAIPISDFDTNISVGYVINPKYRIPNIINDFIKSLCENFEAL is encoded by the coding sequence TTGACACAACACGAGGGAGTGTTAGCTATCAAACTTACTCAACTGCAATATTTTATCGAAGCAGCCAAGTATAATTCTATTTCTATTGCTGCTGAGAAAAATTACATTTCGCAATCAGCATTAAGCTCTTCTATTGCAAATTTAGAGAAAGAGCTCAATATCCTTTTGCTTGAGCGAAACTGCAAAGGAGTACAGCCCACTGAGGTCGGTAATCAGGTTATCGAAAAAGCTGTTGAAATTTTTTCAATTATTGATGAAATACGTGCTTTCTCACCTGACTATCAATCAGAAATGATTCATATATCCGCCATTCCCTGTATTTGTGATTTTCTAATTCCCGAATGTATTATGAGGCTAACAAAGAATAATCTACCTCTCAAACTATCTGTTCATACTGATGAAACTACGGAAGTTATCCGCAAGGTAGTTTCTGGTTTTTCAAGTATAGGTCTACTTATTCATGACAGCACCTTATATTTAGGTACTCTGGAATATTATCCGTTATTTAACGATCGCTATGTACTATATGTGGGACAGGCTTCTCCGTTATACAATAAACAAAGTATCACTTTACAAGAAGCTCTATTAGAACCATATATCGCTTATCGTGAAGAATTTCAAACACAAAACTCAGGGTTAAGCTCACTTTTTAATGGCATACAAAAGCCAAATATCGCTTTCCGTACAGATGAACTCAGCAACATCCGTAGAATGATACAATACTCAAATTATGTTGCCTTCTTTCCAGAAAAAATGTCACAAAAAGATATCTATTTACAAAACGGGTCAATTCGTGCCATACCGATCTCTGACTTCGATACTAACATTTCCGTTGGCTATGTTATAAATCCAAAATATAGGATTCCTAATATTATCAATGATTTTATAAAATCATTATGTGAAAACTTTGAAGCCTTATAA
- a CDS encoding nucleotide pyrophosphatase, with amino-acid sequence MKRKALTNKVLVLGVDGMDPRISRKFLAEGKMPNLQKLIDRGAAREDLNLLGAIPTITPPCWTTLATGAYPGTHNITCFWKQSPKSLDAVVYNLDSRNCTAEQIWNITSEAGLKTMVWHWPGSAWPPSSTSENLSVVDGTQPGSVNMGVAQLDWEKIIVAAPEIEEVRYAPRVEKQAGVGCIITDLEDTLDDDVDDEMMEIWWGDKSREGGEIRTYVMEDEDTEVVVGSKVAYDIVNSPLKDATGWANAPEGAKEFTILTSGGVTRRPALILKNGAGEYDRVAIYKNKKAETPIVTLEKDKMVTGIIDDVTKKEVTKPACRSMKIMELDPAGEKVRLWISNALDISSDQLWHPKPLYKEIIENVGHVPPVSLIGGEEDDIVREVFEPSWVLYNKWQADCLNYCIKEKGYEVVISHLHNIDCAGHQLWHLAKTLEPWNYTDEKTYQDFIEKFYIQTDDYLGEFMHLLDEGWTVLLVSDHGLIVGENVPPIIGEYGGLSTPVMEDLGYTVMKKDENGNSLREVDWEKTRAVQIRSNYIYVNLKGRDTYGIVDPKDKYDLEEQIISDLYNYRDHRTGKRVIGIALRNKDAVLLGANGPECGDIFFSLEEGYNRLHGDGLSTSEGYFETSVSPIFVAAGPGIKPGCKTERIIRQVDVAPSISALLGLRYPAQCEGAPVYQILSEDI; translated from the coding sequence ATGAAAAGAAAGGCACTCACCAATAAAGTATTGGTATTAGGCGTTGATGGCATGGATCCAAGAATTAGTCGGAAATTCTTAGCTGAGGGAAAAATGCCTAACTTACAAAAATTGATTGACCGGGGAGCTGCTAGAGAAGATTTAAATCTACTCGGTGCGATTCCAACGATTACACCGCCTTGTTGGACCACACTTGCTACGGGTGCTTATCCAGGAACTCATAATATCACCTGTTTTTGGAAGCAATCTCCCAAAAGTCTAGATGCAGTTGTTTATAATTTAGATTCTCGTAATTGCACTGCAGAACAAATATGGAATATCACTTCCGAAGCCGGTTTGAAGACTATGGTTTGGCATTGGCCTGGGAGTGCTTGGCCTCCATCTTCTACTAGTGAAAATCTGAGTGTTGTGGATGGTACACAACCAGGTTCAGTTAATATGGGCGTTGCACAGCTCGACTGGGAGAAAATTATTGTCGCTGCACCTGAAATTGAAGAAGTACGTTACGCGCCAAGAGTGGAGAAACAAGCTGGTGTTGGTTGCATAATTACCGACTTGGAAGACACTTTAGACGATGATGTTGATGATGAAATGATGGAAATTTGGTGGGGCGATAAATCTCGTGAAGGTGGAGAAATTCGTACCTACGTTATGGAAGATGAAGATACGGAAGTTGTTGTTGGTAGTAAGGTAGCTTACGATATTGTTAACTCTCCTCTTAAAGATGCTACAGGTTGGGCAAATGCTCCGGAAGGGGCTAAAGAATTCACCATTCTTACTTCTGGTGGTGTAACGAGACGTCCAGCCTTAATTCTTAAAAATGGAGCCGGCGAATATGATCGAGTGGCAATTTACAAGAATAAGAAGGCAGAAACGCCGATTGTTACTTTAGAAAAAGATAAAATGGTTACCGGTATTATTGATGATGTTACAAAAAAAGAAGTCACTAAGCCGGCATGCCGCTCTATGAAGATTATGGAACTTGATCCAGCAGGTGAAAAAGTTAGACTCTGGATTAGTAATGCTCTGGATATTTCTAGTGACCAATTATGGCATCCCAAGCCTCTTTATAAAGAAATAATTGAAAATGTTGGTCATGTTCCACCTGTTAGTTTAATCGGTGGTGAAGAGGATGATATAGTTCGTGAAGTATTCGAACCTTCTTGGGTACTTTATAACAAATGGCAAGCCGATTGCCTTAATTATTGCATTAAAGAAAAAGGATATGAAGTAGTAATTTCTCATCTTCACAATATTGATTGTGCAGGTCACCAGTTATGGCACCTGGCTAAGACATTGGAACCTTGGAATTATACAGATGAAAAAACCTATCAAGATTTTATTGAAAAATTCTATATTCAAACAGATGATTATCTCGGTGAATTCATGCATTTATTGGATGAAGGTTGGACTGTGTTACTTGTAAGTGACCATGGTTTGATAGTTGGGGAAAACGTACCTCCTATTATTGGTGAATATGGTGGCCTTAGTACACCGGTTATGGAAGACTTGGGCTATACAGTGATGAAAAAAGATGAAAATGGCAATTCCCTAAGAGAAGTAGATTGGGAAAAGACAAGGGCTGTTCAGATCCGTAGTAACTATATATATGTCAATCTCAAAGGCCGAGACACATATGGTATTGTAGATCCGAAAGATAAGTATGATTTGGAAGAACAAATAATCTCCGATTTATACAATTACAGAGATCATCGGACAGGCAAGCGTGTTATAGGTATCGCTTTAAGAAATAAAGACGCCGTGTTGCTCGGTGCTAATGGTCCAGAATGTGGTGATATTTTCTTCTCACTTGAAGAAGGATACAACAGATTGCATGGCGATGGTCTTTCTACTTCAGAGGGATATTTTGAAACATCAGTTTCGCCAATTTTTGTAGCGGCAGGTCCCGGTATTAAGCCTGGATGTAAAACAGAACGTATTATCAGGCAAGTTGACGTTGCACCTTCAATTTCAGCATTGTTAGGTTTGCGTTACCCTGCGCAATGTGAAGGCGCTCCGGTTTATCAGATTCTATCTGAAGATATTTAA
- a CDS encoding thioredoxin family protein has protein sequence MSLQQLNSNRFEEIIYDNCEPCLVIFTRKSCHVCKEVVSTLEELQPEYEGKFGFYFVDVEEDKNLYQRFSLKGVPQILFFNEGEYKGKLAGEVEDEEVEEKIAEVLGE, from the coding sequence ATGTCTTTGCAGCAATTAAACTCAAACCGTTTTGAAGAAATTATCTATGATAACTGTGAGCCCTGCCTGGTGATCTTCACCAGAAAAAGCTGCCACGTATGTAAAGAGGTCGTTTCGACGTTAGAAGAATTGCAACCTGAATATGAAGGTAAATTTGGTTTCTATTTTGTTGATGTTGAAGAGGATAAGAACTTATACCAAAGGTTTTCCTTAAAGGGAGTTCCGCAAATACTTTTTTTTAATGAGGGCGAATATAAAGGAAAACTCGCGGGTGAAGTCGAGGATGAAGAAGTTGAGGAAAAAATAGCAGAAGTTCTTGGCGAGTAA